In a genomic window of Akkermansiaceae bacterium:
- a CDS encoding transposase encodes MLLPPDLREWVPEDDLVHFVIEAVDRLPLESFRVNHRGTGAKQFPPHMMLALLIYSYANGLFSSRKIERATHRDVAIRYLTAGTHPDHDTICKFRRDNLEAFRESFVDVLELARELKLLKLGNVSLDGTHLKANASIDQNVSYQRAVEIREQLRLDIDGLLAQAETADAEDQDSQKLPRIKTRSVLEY; translated from the coding sequence ATGCTTCTGCCTCCTGACCTGCGTGAGTGGGTGCCCGAGGACGACCTGGTCCATTTCGTGATCGAGGCGGTGGACCGCCTCCCGCTGGAGAGCTTTCGGGTCAATCACCGGGGCACCGGAGCCAAACAATTCCCGCCCCATATGATGCTGGCGCTGCTGATCTACAGCTACGCCAACGGTCTGTTTTCCTCGCGTAAGATCGAGCGAGCCACCCACCGCGACGTGGCAATCCGTTACCTGACGGCAGGGACCCATCCCGATCACGACACGATCTGCAAGTTCCGCCGCGACAACCTCGAGGCTTTCCGCGAGAGTTTTGTCGATGTGTTGGAGCTGGCCCGCGAGCTCAAGTTGCTCAAGCTCGGCAACGTCTCGCTGGATGGCACCCATTTAAAGGCCAATGCGTCCATCGATCAGAACGTCAGCTATCAACGAGCCGTTGAAATCCGCGAGCAACTCCGGCTGGATATCGACGGGTTACTCGCACAGGCGGAAACAGCTGATGCCGAGGACCAGGATAGCCAGAAGCTTCCCAGGATAAAAACAAGA